One Intestinimonas butyriciproducens genomic window, AAAGCCGAGCAGCACTAATTATTAAGTGATACTCGCCCTCAATTCTTTGAATTAAGGGTGAGTATTTTTCATGTATTCTTTGCCGTTTTCGTCCGTGTTTCCCGTGATTTTTCAGCGGTCGGGAAAACTGCCAAGAAAAGCCGCCGCCAGAAATTACAACTGTATTTTCCCGGAACCGTCCCCCGCCGCCGCGCGGTGTTTCCTCTGTTCCGCTCCACCTGGGGGTACTCCCGGCCTACCCTTTGACCTTCTTGTGAGGGAAATTCCTTCACCCGCTCGCGATCTGGGTTCCGCTCCAAATTGAAACTGCACTTTCAAAAACAGATCTTCTACACGCAAGAATTCAACTTGTGAGAAGAACCGACAACTCCGAAACAACTTTTGAGAAGTAGCGATAACTTCAAATCATTAAGTAAAAACTTTTAGAGTGAAGGCAACAACTTTGTTGTAGAATGAGGCAAATATAAGGACAAAACCGCTTGTTTGCATTAAAAAAATTTTTATGTTATAATATTTACAGAAAAAGGAAAATAGGATTTGTAATTCATCGTTCCCTTTGTAGGCTTAAACAAGCAGTAGGATGAAGGCGCTGCGGCCTTCCATCTTGTAGAGCGCTTCCGTTCTATGCTTCCGGGCAGCAACGCCAAGTGCTGGCAACACGCTTCCTACTGTTTGCTTAAATCTACAAAGAAAGGAAGCGCACAAGATGGAAAAATAGAACCTGTCGCCAACGGGGGATAAGCCGACATACAATAACTGTTTTACTTTGGGTTCAAAGAAAATCCCTGTTTATATCGACCATTATGATGATACAATCCAGGATTTATATGGCAGCAAAAGTGGCGATAAACGTAAATATTATGAACTTTCTTATGAAGAAGCCAGAACAGAATATTATCGGTTTTGGAGTAGTGAGAACTGGGAGAAAAGCAGTAAAGATTTGCGTATCGGCCTTTGGCTGGACAATGCCATGTTTGGCAACCTTCACATCTTTGTCATTGACTTTGATGATTTTGACGAAGAGAGCCATTTTTTCAAGGAAGCTCACCGTTTAGCGGATAAAGTAACTCGGTCAAAGAGTGGCGGCTATCACATGTTCTATGGGGTAGATAGGAAAAAGGCGGAACCGCTTTTTGACAGTATCAATTTATTGACAAGTGAGAACGCTGCGGGTTTTGTGTGTAAATATGCGGCTCCTTCGCTGGACAAGGCAAACAAAGTGGACATGTTTTGTGATGTAGGCCATTTTATCTATGAATGGGAGCCGTGGGACAATACCATTGGCCTGACCGATAAGACGCAAGAGCTTTACCAGCTTATCAATGAAAACTTTGACTTGCCGCGTCCCATGAGCGGCGGCAAGGGTAAACGCGCAAGCGGTAAAGGTGGCAAGAGTTATGCCATGCTGGAAGAGCTTTCCGAAGGAGAACTGTTACAGCAAATGAGCGTAGAGCAGCGAGAAGTCTTTGCTGATCTGGAAAGGACAAAATCGCCGCATTGGAAGCAGAAAGCGTGGATTTCTGTTGGTATTGATATTTTTCATGTGTTTGGTGCTGATTTGGGTGGGAAGGTGTTTCTGTTTTGGAGTAAACCAGGTAAAACATTTCAGCCTCAAAGCTGCGCTAATACCTGGGACTATATTTGTGAAATTGGGCCAGATAAAGAACTTTATGATAATCATTGGGTCGATATTATACGGAATACCAGAAACGCCCTTGACATTGATGAAGCAGAGATAAAATCAGCAGTACAAGCGCCAGAACCAGAGGCACAAGTTTCGCTGCCGCTCGAAGATGATACTTCCGCCGCGCTGGAAGAAACCACCACCGCTGAACCGACCTTCCGTGACCTTCCGATTGCCTGGGAGAATGTGACAACAGAAGAGGATGGTACGCAGAGAACCGGGCATTGGATTGTCTGGAATGGCAACCGCTCCAAGCGGGAAGCGTTCTTCAAGCTGGCCTTCCCCGACCAATACAACAAAGTCAAAAAGCGCGTGAAATTCCTGGAGCAAGCTGCGGATGATGTGCTGCGGCTGACAGGCGGACAGCGCACCAAACTGATGTATGAAATTTTGGCGTGGAAATATGAGCTGGAAGAAGTGAGCGAACAGGACAGCTTTGACTTAATCCATCTCTGCCAGCGCGAAGAGGACAACAAAACCGCCGATGATTTGCTGGCCCGCTTGTATTGGCCCAATGGATTAGCCAAACTGGTGACCTTTGGCGTGGGGATGAAGCTGGACGGTGCCGCACAGCATACATGGTGCTATTCCGTTGACTACCAGGAGAACAGAGCGGTTTTCACGGGAAAGGCAATGACCTGGGAGTGCTGGCAAAAATAGTTGATCGAAATTCTTGACCGCTGCCGAAATGGCCGCCTTCCCTACGCCAAGGTGAAAAAACAGATTTTCCCCGCATTGTACTATCAGGACGGAAAGCGTCTTACCCTTGCAGCAGCAGACAGGGAAGCAATAACCGAGTGGATGGGAGAATACCTTGTGAGCGGTTCCGCTCCATTTCCGCTGTCCGGGGAAATTCCCGCCGCTAATTATAAATTTGTGATTGACTACAACACGGATGTTGAATTGGTGGACAACCGGGATTTGAAAGACCCTGACGAGATGGCAAAATACAACCACGAAACCAACGCTGTCAGAAACAAGGAGAAGGGCAAAAACAGGGTAGCCGCTCGCGCCAGTAAGACCTTGCCGGACGGCGACTTTACCAGGGATGATTTGAAGGCCCTGGGCTATGGCCCGAAGGCCATTTCCAATCTGCTTCGGGACGGGCTGATGATTGACACCAAGCGCCGGACGCCGGAACGCAAATTCATTTACCGAAAGAATTTCAAGTGAAGCTGCCGCCGATGTACCACACCCCGAGGGGGATAAAAGAAAAGTATATTCCCCACGGGGTATGGTACATCTACCGCTTCCCACACTTGAAAGTGTATATTCAAAAATTATCAAAAGGAGGAAACAGCCATGTTTCAAGAATTACTTTAGATTTTGCAGGACTTTGAGCGTCAGGACAGCGCGAACCGTATTACCTGGATAGAGGTCGCGCTTGCTGCACAAAGCAGTTCCGCTCCAAGCGCCCTTGAGAATTACAAGCGAGCAAAGGCGGATTGGCAGGACGAACAGAGCCGCCGCCAGCGCTTTTGTGACTTTCTCATGCAGCGGCGCGATCTGGTGGACGCTGTGGCAAAAAGCGTGATTGACAGCAGCACCAAGGAGATCACAGCCAAGGCCGAGCAGGAGCTTACTCAGGTGTTCCGTGAAAAGCTGGATAAGACGGTCAAGTATTATTTCAAATAAACGCAAAAAGTCGGAGGAAGTTGTTGAAACTTCTCTCCGACTTCTCTTTTTTGTATTAGAACTTTTTGTGAGTTGTGTCTTTTTGTTGGTTTTGCTCCTCTTCTTCATCCTTTTGACCAGGCTTCTTCTCCCAGCCTAAAATCTCTTCCATGATAAGGGCAAGGGGCAGGTCTGTATCTCCAAACATGGCAGCGCCTCCTATTCCTTGATGTATTCCAGCAAATCCCCCGGCTGACAGTTCAGCAGTTCGCAAATGGTTTCGAGTGTAGCCCAAGAAACCATCTGCCCGCTGCGAATTTTTTGCAGCATGGCTTCTCCCATGATCTTATCTTTCCGAATTCTGGTGGTATTGTATCCCTCTTCTTTCAGTGCTGCGATCACATCAACCTTGTATTTAATGGGCATGTCTTGCCTCCTTCCGGGGCGCATGAAAAAATGCACTCCTTTTCCATTGTCCTCATTTTAGCACAGAATTACACCTTTTTCAAGTGTCAATATTACACATAATTTGAGTGTAATATTTGTGTACTATGCGGATTGAATTACACTTAAAAAAGGTGTAATATATAATCAGTCAAGGGGAACACCCCAATAAAAGAAAAGGAGATCTGAACATGAGCAAGAATGAATTGGTAGCCAAGATTGAGGCCCTGAACGAGTGGGAGGCCATTATGGAAGAGGCCAAGGCGGAGGCCGAAGCCATTCGGGACAGCATCAAGGCCGAAATGCTGGAGCGCGAAACCGAAGAGCTGGCCGCTGGAAAGTACATCGTCCGCTGGACTTCCGTTCTCTCCAACCGCTTCGATACCACTTCCTTCAAAAAGGTGTACGGCGACCTCTACAAAGCCTTCACCAAGCAGAGCCAGAGCCGCCGCTTCACCATCAGCGCATAAAGAAAAGCCCCTTGCGTGAACCACCGACCAAAGTAGACACGCAAAGGACTCCCACCCAAACCAGAACGGAGAGGGCAAGAACATTATAGCTTGCCCTCTCCACAAAATCAAGAACAGGAGAGAAACGACATGAAGGAACTGACAAGCTATAACCGCGTGGCCGGTTATCTCAACAAAGTGTTCGATCTGCTGAACGCCGAATTCTTTGAAGGTACACTTTCAAGGCCCACTATCACCATTCAGTCCACGCCCCGCGCCTACGGCCACTTCTCCCTGCGGGAAGATACCTGGGTATCCAAGCTGGGCGGAACCCATGAAATCAATATCGGGGCCGGAACGCTGGCCCGCCCCATTGAGGAAGTGGCGGCGACCCTGCTTCATGAAATGGTTCACTACTACAACTTCGAGAACGGCGTGCAGGATTGCAGCCGGTGCAATACCTACCACAATAAGAAATTCAAAGCGGCGGCGGAGGCCCACGGCTTGATCGTCACCCACAGCGACAAATATGGATGGTCACACACGGCCCCCGGCGAGGCGCTGCTTGACTTCATATTGGAGAACGGCTTGACCGACATTCTCATAAACCGCAACGAGTTTATCGGCTTCCAGGTCACCGGCACTGGGACGCACAGCGGCACAGGAATCACCCCACCGCCGCGCCCGTCCAGCACGAGAAAGTATATCTGCCCCTGCTGCGGGAATTCCGTTCGGGCCACCAAAGCGGTGAATATCGCTTGCCTGGACTGTAACGAACGGATGGTGCTGGCCGGTTGACAGGGAAGGGCGGGGAGAAATCCCCGCCCATTTCCCGAAGTTCGTATAAGTGAAGAAATACGAACACCAAAAACCAGCAATCACGGGACTTTCCCGCCGCCGTCCGAAATACACGAACTTTCCCGCCTCAAAAAACGAACTTTTGACGATGGAGGCCACCATGAACAAGAAAACCAAGGCGCTCACCACCGAGCAATACAAGGAGATCATACAGACTATGAAGGAGGGATTCAGCGGCTGCCGTCCTAATGAGCGGATAGCCACCGCCCTGGTGCTGGAAGGGAATTTAGGCTTGCGCGTCAGCGATATATTGAATCTGCGGCCCTGCGATATTGTCCGGGATGGGGACAGATACCGCCTGGAGATCACCGAGCAGAAAACCGGCAAGCGCCGTGCGTTCACCGTCCCGCTGGTCATTCAGCAATACATAGAGAATTATTGCTTGCGACACAATATCCGCCGCGATGATCTGATTTTTTCCATCACAGAACGGGCCATTCAAAAGCAGCTCCATATCGTGTGCGACTATCTGGGCTATGAGGGTATCAGCACCCACAGCTTCCGCAAATGGTACGCCACGGAGATATACAAGGCAAACGGCTACGACATAGCCCTGGTGCAGCGGCTATTACAGCACAGCTCCGCCGCCGTCACACAGCGGTATATCGGCATTGAGCCACAACGGATTGAAACAGCAATACAGAATCACGCACAGCTCATTTGACAGCATTGGGGCCGCTCGTGTCGAGCGGCCTCAATGCTGTTTGCTGCTGTCTTTTTCCTGATTTTGTGATACACTGGACATAAGACCTGGAAAGCGAGGCGGCACACATGGCAAAGTCAGAAAACCAAAAAGTGAAAACGCTCTATGTTGCCAAATACTTTTTGGAGAACTCCGACGAGAACCACCCCGTTACCTCCGGGGATGTGGTGGACTATCTGAAAGACGAGTGCGGGATTGAGGCAGAGCGCCGCGCCATCTACCGGGATATTGCCGCCCTGCGGGATGTGTTTGGGATGGATATAGAAGGCGGACAGGGCGGAAAATACCGGCTGCTGTCCCGTCAATTTGAGTTTGACGATCTGCGGTTGCTGGCTGAGTGTGTCCATGCGGCAAAGTTCATATCCGCCCGGCAAGCGAAAGATTTGGTGGACACACTGGGCGAGTTTTGCAGCACCTATCAGGCGGAGCAGCTTCAACGGGAAGTATTCCTGTGTGACCGGGTGAAAACAACGCAAAAGGGAACCATGGCAATCATTACGAAGATCAATCAGGCCATGGCGACCAGGCAAGACGGCAAGCCCCACACCCCGCAGAGAATCAGCTTCAAATATTTGAAATATACACTTCAAGATGGGATAACACAAGTAGAGCGCCGCAAAGGGGCAGCCTACAAAGTCAGCCCCTACAAACTGCTGATCAATGAAGGCAACTATTATCTGCTGGCCTTTGACGATAAGGCCCAGGATATGCGGACATATCGAATTGACCGCATGAAGGAAGTAAAGGTACTTTCGGAGCCACGGGAAGGCGCGGAGGCGTTTTCAAAGATAGACATGGAAACCTATACCCGCCGCGTGTTCTCCATGTTTGGCGGAGAGCAGAAGCGTGTCAGTATTCGATTTATCAATCCATTGCTTGATACGGCTGTCGAGCGGTTTGGAACTGGGAAGGATGTATTCTATCGGCCCGACGACGAAAAGCATTTTGTTGTGACCGCCGACGTGGAAATCAGCAATCAGTTTTTTGCATGGGTATGCGGTTTTAGGAAACGGGCCAAGATCATCAATCCCCCTGAAGTAGTTGATGAGATGAAAACTTTTTTGGGCCAGATTACAGAATTATATTTGTAATGCACGCCAATTGAATTGGAAGGAAAGCAAAATGAATGATGCCAAATTCTCACGAGAACTGAAAACTTTGATTTATTATGTGCGCGAATATGGAATTCAGCATATAGGCTTTAAGGTTGACAACCAGAATAAAGTCGCCAAAGATGCGGACAAAATGGATGAGTTTTTTACTCAGGTTCATAAAGGCTTTTTTGCAGCTCAAGAAAGAGTATGTTATCTTTTGAAAAAAGTTTTATTGGAACAGAAGAGACTGAAAGCTACTTTGGCGGAGGTAAGGCGTCAGAGGAAAAAAGAAGAGGAAGAGACTGTTAAGCAATCCCTAAAAAAAGCAGAATATCAGGAGCATGTTTTAAGAAAAGTAATGGATTCTATTGCATGGCAACTCTTTCATTATGATTTATCTACCATGCGAAGGTTGTATTGCGGAGAAGCACTTATTGATATTACAGATTCCAATTTAGATTCAGAGCTATTATTTATTAAACATTTTCAGAACAAGGAGCCAAGTGGATTTGCTCTAATTAGTGATTTGACATCCTTTATTCAAATAGGCGATGTAGTTACGATTGGTAAAGATAGTGGAATTTGCATTTCTGAATTAAAAGAAGGAGCCGTAAACGATGAAGTTTTTGAGCTAATAGAAGAAGTGTCAAAAACTCAATGTCCCAGACATCTCCAATATGCATTGGAAAATAAAGACGAAAAATTTGTAAAGCAGTTCAAAAGAGCCATTAAACAAATCCACAAGTCGAGTCAAACACACGAAACAATTACGACTGGCTACGGAACGGATTTGCTGACTGGGCAAAAGGTGCGAATTATCCAAGACGAAATAGAACTCGATACCTATTCAGACATAGTAAGCGATTTATCAAAAAACTGCCACAAAAAAGGTTATTCTATCTCAGTTATTGAGCAGTGTCTACTAATCGGTGTATATGATATAGGAAAGTTCCCAAGTCAAGTATTTGATATGTGGTCTAAAAGCCTAAAGATAAAAATGCCAATTTATGACATGAGAGTGTCCTTTTACGATCCACTGTCTTACCCAATATTTTTACATTCATTTTCAGATACGTTCATAATAGATTTGATCTTGGGGAAAAAGGTTATCAAAATGACCCTTGATATCGAAAAATGGTTGGAAACTTTCAAAGAAGATGGCTGTAATGTAAGATGGTTAAGTAAAAAAGAAACAGCCAGATTGAACTCTAAGATGAAAGGTTCTAACAAAATATTCGACATTGATGGGCGGGGCATTGTTGTTGAAAAAAACGGAATGTCAGTAGACATAGGACAAGGAGTCTTCTCAAGAATGTTTACCAGCTTTACTACTCCATCATCTATCAAAAAACTTCTTATGGCAACTTTGGAATATACACAAAATATTGAAGAAGATGCTGGAACTTAAAGAAAGCAACCATAATGTTTTCACTTTCTGCCTCTTTCTTTTTAAAAGTTTGCAAACCTTGAGTGGGAAACTTGAATCACAAAAATGGTCATGCTATAATGAGTGGGAAAAGTGAAGAAGGAAGCCAATACTTTCTTTTTCTGCAACGCTTTTAGGGATGTGTGACAGGATTTTTCAGCCGTCATCAAGAGCCACCACAACCGCCTGCTGCCCCCCGAGGTGGTGGCC contains:
- a CDS encoding helix-turn-helix domain-containing protein, with the translated sequence MPIKYKVDVIAALKEEGYNTTRIRKDKIMGEAMLQKIRSGQMVSWATLETICELLNCQPGDLLEYIKE
- a CDS encoding SprT-like domain-containing protein gives rise to the protein MKELTSYNRVAGYLNKVFDLLNAEFFEGTLSRPTITIQSTPRAYGHFSLREDTWVSKLGGTHEINIGAGTLARPIEEVAATLLHEMVHYYNFENGVQDCSRCNTYHNKKFKAAAEAHGLIVTHSDKYGWSHTAPGEALLDFILENGLTDILINRNEFIGFQVTGTGTHSGTGITPPPRPSSTRKYICPCCGNSVRATKAVNIACLDCNERMVLAG
- a CDS encoding tyrosine-type recombinase/integrase, whose product is MNKKTKALTTEQYKEIIQTMKEGFSGCRPNERIATALVLEGNLGLRVSDILNLRPCDIVRDGDRYRLEITEQKTGKRRAFTVPLVIQQYIENYCLRHNIRRDDLIFSITERAIQKQLHIVCDYLGYEGISTHSFRKWYATEIYKANGYDIALVQRLLQHSSAAVTQRYIGIEPQRIETAIQNHAQLI
- a CDS encoding helix-turn-helix transcriptional regulator, which produces MAKSENQKVKTLYVAKYFLENSDENHPVTSGDVVDYLKDECGIEAERRAIYRDIAALRDVFGMDIEGGQGGKYRLLSRQFEFDDLRLLAECVHAAKFISARQAKDLVDTLGEFCSTYQAEQLQREVFLCDRVKTTQKGTMAIITKINQAMATRQDGKPHTPQRISFKYLKYTLQDGITQVERRKGAAYKVSPYKLLINEGNYYLLAFDDKAQDMRTYRIDRMKEVKVLSEPREGAEAFSKIDMETYTRRVFSMFGGEQKRVSIRFINPLLDTAVERFGTGKDVFYRPDDEKHFVVTADVEISNQFFAWVCGFRKRAKIINPPEVVDEMKTFLGQITELYL